Proteins encoded within one genomic window of Candidatus Latescibacter sp.:
- the glnA gene encoding type I glutamate--ammonia ligase yields the protein MSHTPADVLEIMGKENVVSVDLKFMDFPGMWQHFSVPAKELDLAAFEDGFGFDGSSIRGWRAINESDMLVIPDPSTVFMDPFTKYKTISMICDIVDPITRERYTRCPRNVAKKAEMYLKSTGIADNAYVGPELEFFIFDDIRFDQNSHEGYYHIDSIEGKWNSGRVENPNLGYKPRYKEGYFPVPPTDSQQDIREEMVQVLTACGLEVEAQHHEVATGGQGEIDLRFTTLVKMADGANLYKYILKNVAHRNGKTLTFMPKPLFGDNGTGMHTHMSLWKGSTNLFAGSGYAGMSEMAMYFVGGVLRHSRALAAFTNPTTNSYRRLVPGFEAPVNLAYSQRNRSAAIRFPMYSMSPKAKRIEIRYPDCSCNPYLSFSALLMAGLDGIQNRIDPGDPLDKDIYDLPPEELASVPVMPGALEEAIKELEADYEFLLKGDVFTEDVIRTWINYKMENEVKEIRLRPHPWEFALYYDL from the coding sequence ATGAGTCATACACCCGCCGATGTTCTTGAAATAATGGGTAAGGAAAATGTTGTTTCGGTGGATTTGAAATTTATGGATTTTCCCGGAATGTGGCAGCACTTTTCCGTTCCCGCCAAAGAACTCGATCTGGCGGCTTTTGAAGACGGTTTCGGGTTCGACGGCTCTTCAATCCGGGGCTGGCGGGCGATCAACGAATCCGACATGCTGGTTATTCCCGATCCTTCAACCGTTTTTATGGACCCTTTCACCAAATACAAGACGATCAGCATGATCTGTGACATCGTCGATCCAATCACCCGTGAACGCTATACCCGCTGTCCCCGGAATGTCGCCAAGAAGGCGGAAATGTATCTCAAATCCACCGGTATCGCAGACAATGCTTATGTCGGGCCGGAGTTGGAGTTTTTCATTTTCGATGATATACGGTTTGATCAGAACTCCCATGAGGGATATTACCATATCGACAGCATCGAGGGGAAATGGAATTCCGGCAGGGTTGAAAATCCCAACCTCGGCTATAAACCACGGTATAAGGAAGGATATTTCCCGGTTCCCCCCACGGATTCTCAGCAGGACATCCGTGAGGAAATGGTTCAGGTCTTGACAGCCTGCGGTCTGGAAGTTGAGGCGCAGCATCATGAAGTGGCCACCGGCGGGCAGGGCGAGATCGACCTGCGCTTCACCACCCTGGTCAAGATGGCCGATGGAGCCAACCTTTACAAGTATATCCTGAAAAATGTCGCCCACCGCAACGGGAAAACACTTACCTTCATGCCAAAGCCCCTTTTCGGCGACAACGGCACCGGCATGCACACCCACATGTCTCTCTGGAAAGGCAGCACAAACCTTTTCGCCGGATCCGGGTATGCAGGAATGAGTGAAATGGCCATGTACTTTGTGGGAGGAGTGCTTCGCCACTCACGGGCACTGGCGGCATTCACCAACCCGACCACCAACTCTTACCGCCGTCTGGTGCCGGGATTCGAGGCGCCGGTGAATCTTGCATATTCGCAGCGTAACCGCTCAGCGGCCATACGGTTCCCCATGTACTCCATGAGTCCCAAGGCCAAGCGGATAGAAATCCGCTATCCGGACTGCAGCTGCAACCCGTATCTATCCTTCTCGGCTCTGCTCATGGCCGGTCTGGACGGCATACAGAACCGTATCGATCCCGGCGACCCTCTGGACAAAGACATCTATGATCTGCCTCCTGAAGAGCTGGCTTCTGTTCCGGTCATGCCGGGCGCTCTCGAGGAAGCGATCAAGGAGTTGGAAGCCGATTATGAATTCCTCCTCAAAGGGGATGTGTTTACCGAAGATGTTATCCGCACCTGGATAAACTACAAGATGGAAAATGAAGTCAAAGAAATTCGGCTCCGTCCCCACCCCTGGGAATTTGCGCTTTATTATGATCTATAA
- a CDS encoding tetratricopeptide repeat protein, which yields MLKKPKRLTKKELKKDPFVLLSAQVVDFFRAEWIKIGSIVLAVVLVSLIAILIVNGKKKSEINAYDAALTALQNNAPEAPDLLKRIIQKYGGSRSAADALIQLGNRYYIQKDLNNSEKYYKEYIEKYSGDPVYGFNAYNNLGSIYEEKGDFMKAAQTYEQFTQKYKNSVFDPIMYLNAGKAYIQAGDKVSAKKNLSIIAQSFRDSREKEEALYYLESLN from the coding sequence ATGTTAAAAAAACCAAAAAGATTGACAAAAAAAGAACTGAAAAAAGACCCGTTTGTGCTTTTATCAGCCCAGGTGGTTGATTTTTTCCGGGCTGAATGGATCAAGATTGGCAGTATCGTTCTTGCGGTGGTGTTGGTATCGCTGATTGCAATATTGATTGTCAACGGCAAGAAAAAAAGCGAGATAAACGCCTATGATGCAGCATTGACTGCCCTTCAGAATAATGCGCCGGAAGCGCCGGATCTTTTAAAAAGAATTATCCAGAAATACGGCGGTTCCCGGAGCGCGGCCGACGCGCTCATTCAATTGGGCAACCGGTACTATATACAAAAGGACCTGAATAATTCGGAAAAATATTACAAGGAGTATATTGAGAAATATTCTGGAGATCCGGTATATGGTTTTAATGCGTACAATAACCTCGGAAGTATCTACGAAGAAAAGGGTGATTTCATGAAAGCTGCCCAAACATACGAACAATTCACCCAAAAATACAAGAACTCGGTGTTTGACCCGATCATGTACCTTAATGCCGGAAAAGCATATATCCAAGCCGGCGACAAAGTATCGGCTAAAAAGAATTTATCCATTATTGCTCAGAGTTTTCGCGATTCCCGTGAAAAAGAAGAGGCCCTCTACTACTTGGAATCATTAAATTAG
- a CDS encoding radical SAM protein — protein sequence MNKKTANPGYLELSATGEIDKIVEILKNIYSTCCLCPHACNVDRNSGEKGICRSGNMPVVASYNVHHGEEPPISGSRGSGTIFFSGCTGRCIFCQNYPISQLGSGNEVTEDCLAEMMLELQDRDCHNINLVTPTHFAPSIVAAIRLAASKGLRLPIVYNTSGYERVEILRLLDGIVDIYLPDAKYSSDTPAQELSGFKKYAEKNRTALLEMYRQVGNLQIRSGIAVRGLLVRHLILPENLAGTDETLKYLTSEISPDVYISLMDQYFPAYHALNHKFLYRRVNSDEYMKALQSFDDNGLHNGWIQEHIEMA from the coding sequence GTGAATAAAAAAACAGCAAATCCAGGTTATCTGGAACTCTCTGCGACCGGTGAAATTGATAAGATAGTAGAGATACTGAAGAATATCTATTCTACATGCTGTCTTTGCCCGCATGCATGCAATGTCGATAGAAACTCCGGAGAAAAAGGGATTTGCCGTTCAGGAAACATGCCGGTAGTTGCCAGTTATAACGTCCATCACGGCGAAGAACCCCCCATAAGCGGCTCCCGGGGTTCCGGCACAATTTTCTTTTCCGGGTGCACCGGACGGTGTATATTCTGTCAGAATTATCCGATCAGCCAGTTAGGCTCAGGAAATGAAGTAACGGAAGATTGTCTCGCGGAGATGATGCTTGAACTTCAGGACCGGGATTGTCATAACATTAATTTGGTAACTCCAACTCATTTCGCCCCATCAATTGTGGCTGCAATTCGCCTTGCGGCCTCGAAAGGACTGAGATTACCGATTGTATATAACACCAGCGGGTATGAGAGGGTCGAAATACTACGGCTTTTGGACGGTATAGTCGATATCTATCTTCCGGATGCCAAATATTCATCGGATACACCTGCGCAGGAGCTTTCCGGATTTAAAAAGTATGCCGAGAAAAACCGTACTGCACTACTCGAGATGTACCGTCAGGTTGGAAATCTCCAGATACGCAGCGGGATTGCGGTAAGAGGTTTGCTGGTTCGTCATCTGATTCTGCCCGAAAACCTTGCCGGTACTGATGAAACGCTGAAATATCTGACCAGTGAGATTTCTCCCGATGTTTATATCAGTCTTATGGATCAGTATTTTCCCGCATACCATGCTCTCAACCACAAATTCTTGTACCGAAGGGTAAATAGTGATGAATATATGAAGGCTTTGCAGTCATTTGATGATAATGGCCTGCATAACGGCTGGATTCAGGAACATATAGAAATGGCATAA